The Plasmodium cynomolgi strain B DNA, chromosome 13, whole genome shotgun sequence DNA segment TTCTTGTAGAAACAAGTGGAAAATACATAGGGATGTGCAGTAATTCTGAGTTATTCAAAATAATGTTAGATAAGTTGGTAAAAATGGGTATTCTACTCATTCGTCCTTATATACCGCTCGAAAGTTtggcgaaaaataaaaacaaagaaacGCTGCTTGGTTTTAACGAATCGTCGAAGAAGAACGCTCCGGAGGGCAGTAAGTCCACTAGGACGCAGGTCAGTGCAGAAATAGATAAGGAGTCTGGAGATATGGGCTTGGAGCTCAACGTCGAAACGCAGCTCATCATCACTGCACTCATGAAGGATGCCGAGTGCTCACGGAAGCTCAACTTTTGCTAGTCATCTCTGCGGATAAGTAGTGCCAGTCATTTCGAAGCAGATTCGTGTGCGTACCTACGATGCAGGTACGCTCCCCCTACGCTCGATAgcgtgcctttttttcgtgacGTCTACCACTGTGCCCACCTCAAATTTGGAGACCACAAGTGGGGAAGTACTCAttcgcttcgttttttttccttctttttttttccccttttttttcccctttttttgctcttttttttttccgttttaaCCCATTTGACTCGCTTCAACGTTGGTATGAAAAAGGTCCACCCCGCTGGTACCCCAttttgaatgaaaaaaaaaaaagtcttcttaaatttaaaaaggcaaGCACGACATGGAACCGCCAACttgtgtgcacatgttttacaaacaaacagaaaaaaaatgcgatgCAGAGTGGACGCAGTGACATATTTTATGCGCCAAATGCTTACTTGCGGAGAATGCTCTACGACATGTTCACTCTCGTGCTGTCTGTGTGACGCCTCTTCACTGCACAGAGCAACAGGTGAGGAAACCACTTCGAAGTGGCCCACCTCTCCCAAGTCGGTCATCCCTTCCgctgctttttcttcttcttaacgtagtcaataatttttttcacagaGTGGGAATTCTCGTCTGACTCCTCGCTGCTCTCCATTATTCGTTTCTTCCTAAcctgaaaaaggggggtaacGGAAAAAGTGGCGGAATAGGCACTACATGAAGGGACCTCTTATCTCTTtgttacttcttttttttttgaagcatGGGGGGAAGTCGCGTCGGGACAGGCAAGTGGACCCATGTTAGAGGGGCTGCCCCCCACCTGGCGTGCCACAAAACACGCTCACAACATGTGTGCATGCCGTTCCGCCCACTTGAAAAGCAATTTTATACGCATCGCTGAGTGGCACCACGATGACCGCGTTGCCGCCACTCCACCTTACGTTCAAATTGGTGAAAACATTGCGGCCAGGCTTCCCAAAGTTCGCCTCCTTCCCACTTTGCCCATcgttaatcattttttttttaaaaataaaatctctAAGGCTGTTTATCACATCGTTATTGGACCCTTTATGAGCCTTCCCATTCGAGCGACTGTTCGAATTAGcagtttcgttttttcccaacTTTTCTACACTTGTCATATTTGTCCTGCTGCCCGCTTttacattttggaaaattcccCCCATCCCAGCATCTCCCGTCTTCCCAACATCTTCCTCCACCTCCtccacctcctcctcctcctcctcctcatcctgtGCCATATACGCATCATACTTTGTACACTCCTCATAATTAACACTTATATTACTAATGAGTTCTTCAATTCCCTTGTCACCCACAAACTCAACATTATTTATCCGCAGCGGAGAGGCTTTCTTAAGCATTTCGGAAGGGTCCATGGTTGGCTATTCATACAGTTGAATATGCTCCCACACGTAGAAGAGATTTTACCGCCCAGCATGCGAATCGAAGAACAGGTATgcacacatacgtacattCGCTCTCCGATTGAAACGGTCGTTCGGATGCACAGACGTATCAATACAGGTATAGCTACGTGATTATAGAAGACTGTTGCTTCTGCATGCCGGTTACGGACAGGGACAAAGTGAAGTAAGTAGGAGTCCCTACGCGGGTGTCACCACGTGGAAATCACCACATAGGCATCACCTGCGATGATACTTCCAACCGGAGTGTACCATTTtatgtcccccttttttttccgcccccCGAACACAGACCCATTTCGTGAGTGCCTATTGCTGTCACAGCCGTCGAGCGGTTATCACGAGTGGtaagccatttttttttttttacgcacgCAGAGAATATGCAGCAGAGtgatgctttttattttgatcgctgaaatggggggagaaatGGGGAACAACCGCGAAGATGACATCGGGAagatatttcttcttctacttcttctggtacctcttcttcttctacttcttcttacctcttctttttttttttttttttttactttttgggGGAGAATTCCCCGATTTGTAAGGCAGTTAACCCACCACACTGCAATTTCGACCGGATTTAAGCGCCCCCCCCGTCACTCTGTACAATAATATACCTCAAGCGCGTaagatttttttcaatttttttttccaactttgCTACATGGGGatataataacaataacCCATTGGTCCTACTCATGGATTTTGCGCAAACAGGTATAAAGCTGCGAATTAAGgaataaacaatttttttcctttcctttattttactttcctttcttttttttttttttgcgcaactTCCCCCCACCAGTGAAACGGCAACGGTATAAATGTACCCAAAGAGAACAAGCACgtagtgaaaataaaagcgaaAATGGTTCTGCTAAGTAACGCTGCATTTA contains these protein-coding regions:
- a CDS encoding hypothetical protein (putative), encoding MDPSEMLKKASPLRINNVEFVGDKGIEELISNISVNYEECTKYDAYMAQDEEEEEEEVEEVEEDVGKTGDAGMGGIFQNVKAGSRTNMTSVEKLGKNETANSNSRSNGKAHKGSNNDVINSLRDFIFKKKMINDGQSGKEANFGKPGRNVFTNLNVRKKRIMESSEESDENSHSVKKIIDYVKKKKKQRKG